A window of the Chanodichthys erythropterus isolate Z2021 chromosome 21, ASM2448905v1, whole genome shotgun sequence genome harbors these coding sequences:
- the LOC137011077 gene encoding caspase-8-like has translation MDKKFIQRIQQNKVFLIDTLTVEAEIILQYVHQAKLITQRDYNNLSDIREREKRVINLLDKFMGKGNETCRQFIELLRQEYILEIFPTLKDHAIFDSPVHEVSQYKIAQIPRGVCVIINNVNFTTMSERRGSDEDQKYLTKVFRWLGFEVVEHRNKTAAEMKNLLKELGKTVDGDCFVCCVLSHGVKEGVYGSDDGVVSVDEIREPFNGITCKNLVDKPKLFFIQACRGKKYQDRVKIQADAPEDGESEMEVDGDDFDITIPADSDFLIARSTTDGHVSFRNQKEGSWFIQLLCQNLEKHCPQGTDILTILLYVNDEVSKKGIQSKQMPVHEVAMRKKLILQPPVNH, from the exons ATGGACAAAAAATTCATTCAAAGAATTCAACAAAATAAAGTCTTCCTCATAGACACTTTAACTGTAGAGGCCGAGATCATCTTGCAGTATGTGCACCAGGCTAAACTTATTACTCAGCGTGACTACAACAACCTCTCAGATATTCGTGAAAGAGAGAAAAGAGTCATCAACCTACTTGACAAATTCATGGGAAAGGGGAACGAAACGTGTCGCCAATTCATAGAACTTTTAAGACAGGAATATATATTGGAAATTTTTCCAACGTTAAAGGATCATGCCATTTTTGATTCTCCAGTGCATGAG GTCTCTCAATACAAAATAGCACAAATTCCACGTGGTGTCTGCGTAatcatcaataatgtaaattttaCGACCATGAGTGAAAGAAGGGGATCAGATGAGGaccaaa AGTATCTTACCAAAGTTTTCCGCTGGCTGGGGTTTGAGGTGGTGGAGCACAGGAATAAAACTGCAGCTGAAATGAAGAATCTCCTCAAGGAGCTGGGGAAGACAGTAGATGGAGACTGCTTTGTATGCTGTGTCCTCTCCCATGGCGTAAAAGAAGGAGTCTATGGAAGCGATGATGGTGTTGTTTCTGTTGATGAAATACGGGAGCCTTTCAATGGCATTACCTGCAAAAACCTTGTCGACAAGCCTAAACTGTTTTTTATACAGGCATGTCGTGGTAAAAAATATCAAGATCGTGTGAAAATCCAAGCGGATGCTCCAGAAGATGGAGAGTCAGAGATGGAGGTGGATGGTGATGATTTTGATATCACAATCCCAGCTGACTCGGATTTCCTCATTGCCAGGTCAACCACTGATGGTCACGTTTCTTTTAGAAATCAAAAAGAGGGCTCCTGGTTTATTCAGCTACTTTGCCAAAACCTAGAGAAACACTGTCCACA AGGTACAGACATCCTGACAATCCTGCTTTATGTGAATGATGAGGTTAGCAAAAAGGGGATACAGAGCAAACAAATGCCTGTCCATGAAGTCGCCATGAGGAAGAAACTGATCCTGCAGCCGCCAGTGAACCACTGA